The following proteins are co-located in the Hydrogenophaga sp. RAC07 genome:
- a CDS encoding CoA transferase gives MTATTRPAPTLKPLRGVRVLSLALNLPGPAALMRLKALGATCLKAEPPAPKSAASGDPMGQYNPKAYATLHDGIKIVSVDLKTDKGQAALHKALARSDLLLTSFRPSALTKLNLGWKTLHKQHPALSVVAIVGAPGARAEEPGHDLTYLADAGLVPGLELPATLFADMGGALMASEAALKAVMVQKSTGKGVFQEVALSDAANWLALPRSWGLTMPTGAVGGAHAGYRVYPCKDGRVAVAALEPHFAAALCTAAGLAVSDMRTLFKPETHAAIAAFLKGMTRKQLDQLAVAKDIPLHTLA, from the coding sequence ATGACCGCCACCACCCGCCCTGCCCCAACCCTCAAACCCCTGCGCGGCGTGCGCGTGCTCAGCCTCGCGCTCAACCTGCCGGGGCCAGCCGCGCTCATGCGCCTCAAAGCCCTGGGCGCCACCTGCCTCAAGGCCGAGCCGCCCGCGCCCAAGAGCGCAGCCAGCGGCGACCCCATGGGCCAGTACAACCCCAAGGCCTACGCCACCCTGCACGACGGCATCAAGATCGTGAGCGTCGACCTCAAGACCGACAAAGGCCAGGCCGCGCTGCACAAGGCGCTGGCGCGTAGCGACCTGCTGCTCACCTCGTTCCGCCCGTCGGCACTCACCAAACTGAACCTGGGTTGGAAGACGCTGCACAAACAGCACCCCGCGCTCAGCGTGGTCGCCATCGTGGGTGCGCCGGGTGCGCGCGCCGAAGAACCCGGCCACGACCTCACCTACCTGGCGGACGCCGGCCTGGTGCCCGGACTGGAACTGCCCGCCACCCTGTTTGCCGACATGGGCGGTGCGCTCATGGCCAGCGAAGCCGCGCTCAAAGCGGTGATGGTTCAGAAATCCACCGGCAAGGGCGTGTTTCAGGAAGTCGCCTTGTCGGACGCCGCCAACTGGCTCGCCCTGCCGCGCAGCTGGGGGCTGACCATGCCCACCGGCGCCGTGGGCGGCGCGCACGCGGGCTACCGGGTGTACCCCTGCAAGGACGGCCGCGTGGCCGTGGCCGCGCTGGAGCCGCATTTCGCCGCGGCCCTGTGCACGGCGGCGGGCCTGGCCGTGAGCGACATGCGCACGCTGTTCAAGCCAGAGACGCACGCCGCCATCGCCGCTTTCCTGAAGGGGATGACGCGCAAGCAGCTGGATCAACTTGCGGTGGCCAAGGACATCCCGCTGCACACACTGGCCTGA
- a CDS encoding YgiQ family radical SAM protein has protein sequence MNAPVDVSFFARAAKPITSYRPYWAKRFGVAPLLPMSRAEMEKLGWDSCDIILVTGDAYVDHPSFGMAVVGRVLEAQGFRVGIIAQPDWTSAEAFKALGKPNLFWGVTAGNMDSMINRYTADRKIRSDDAYTPGDVGGKRPDRAAIVYSQRCREAFKDVPIVLGGIEGSLRRIAHYDYWSDKVRRSIVVDSKCDLLLYGNAERALVEVAHRIAAREPIERITDVRGTAFVRRPGDPTAEGWIEIDSTEVDMPGRVEDHINPYLTTSEQAQAQGETCSKDDGNAEPAVANPAIQPLKFVPNPALQSKRKPPARDRSVIRLPSYERVKSDAVLYAHANRVLHLETNPGNARALVQAHGEGSTARDVWINPPPIPLTTAEMDFVFDLPYARSPHPAYADEHGKHDGATKIPAWEMIRFSVNIMRGCFGGCTFCSITEHEGRIIQSRSEESIIKEVEDIRDKVEGFTGVVSDLGGPTANMYRLGCKTPEIEAACRKPSCVYPGICSNLTTDHGPLIKIYKRARELRGIKKVLIGSGLRYDLAIKSPEYVKELVQHHVGGYLKIAPEHTEGGPLSKMMKPGIGSYDKFKQLFERFSEEAGKKQYLIPYFIAAHPGTSDEDMMNLAVWLKKNGFRADQVQTFYPSPMATATAMYHTNLNPLKGISRDAQRAERVDIVRGDKRRRLHKAFLRYHDSNNWPLLREALKTMGRADLIGNGKHHLIPTFQPVTDGSYQSARRKNSTPVGKAVQPAAGRLLTQHTGLPPRVTGAGRPGSPVGAGKRKAR, from the coding sequence ATGAACGCTCCCGTCGACGTCTCCTTTTTCGCTCGCGCCGCCAAGCCGATCACCAGCTACCGCCCGTACTGGGCCAAGCGGTTCGGCGTGGCGCCCCTGCTGCCCATGAGCCGTGCCGAGATGGAGAAGCTCGGCTGGGACAGCTGCGACATCATCCTGGTGACGGGTGACGCCTATGTGGACCACCCCAGCTTCGGCATGGCGGTGGTGGGGCGTGTGCTGGAAGCACAGGGCTTTCGCGTGGGCATCATTGCCCAACCCGACTGGACCAGCGCCGAGGCCTTCAAGGCCCTGGGCAAGCCCAACCTGTTCTGGGGCGTGACGGCCGGGAACATGGATTCCATGATCAACCGCTACACGGCGGACCGCAAGATCCGCAGCGACGACGCCTACACACCGGGCGACGTGGGCGGCAAACGGCCCGACCGCGCAGCCATCGTCTACAGCCAGCGCTGCCGCGAAGCCTTCAAGGACGTGCCCATCGTGCTCGGCGGCATTGAAGGCAGCCTGCGCCGGATCGCGCACTACGACTACTGGAGCGACAAGGTGCGCCGCAGCATCGTGGTGGACAGCAAGTGCGACCTGCTGCTCTACGGCAATGCCGAACGAGCGCTGGTCGAAGTGGCTCACCGCATCGCGGCGCGCGAGCCGATCGAGCGCATCACCGATGTGCGCGGCACCGCCTTCGTGCGCCGCCCGGGAGACCCCACTGCCGAGGGCTGGATCGAGATCGACTCCACCGAGGTCGACATGCCGGGCCGCGTGGAAGACCACATCAATCCCTACCTGACGACCAGCGAGCAGGCGCAGGCGCAGGGCGAGACCTGCTCGAAAGACGATGGCAATGCCGAGCCCGCAGTGGCCAACCCGGCCATCCAGCCACTGAAGTTCGTGCCCAACCCCGCCCTGCAAAGCAAACGCAAGCCTCCCGCGCGCGACCGCAGCGTGATCCGCCTGCCCAGCTACGAGCGGGTCAAGAGCGATGCCGTGCTCTACGCCCACGCCAACCGCGTGCTGCACCTGGAAACCAATCCCGGCAATGCCCGCGCGCTGGTGCAGGCGCACGGTGAAGGCAGCACGGCGCGCGACGTGTGGATCAACCCACCGCCGATTCCGCTGACCACGGCCGAGATGGACTTTGTCTTCGACCTGCCGTACGCCCGCAGCCCGCACCCGGCCTACGCCGACGAACACGGCAAGCACGATGGCGCGACCAAGATCCCGGCCTGGGAAATGATCCGCTTCAGCGTGAACATCATGCGCGGCTGTTTCGGCGGCTGCACCTTCTGCTCGATCACCGAGCACGAGGGCCGCATCATCCAGAGCCGCTCGGAAGAATCGATCATCAAGGAAGTGGAAGACATCCGCGACAAGGTGGAGGGCTTCACCGGCGTGGTGTCCGACCTCGGCGGCCCCACGGCCAACATGTACCGCCTGGGCTGCAAGACGCCCGAGATCGAAGCGGCCTGCCGCAAGCCCAGCTGCGTCTACCCCGGCATCTGCTCCAACCTCACCACCGACCACGGCCCGCTGATCAAGATCTACAAGCGGGCGCGCGAACTGCGCGGCATCAAGAAGGTGCTGATCGGCTCCGGCCTGCGTTACGACCTGGCCATCAAGAGCCCGGAGTACGTGAAGGAACTGGTGCAGCACCACGTGGGCGGCTACCTCAAGATCGCGCCCGAGCACACCGAGGGTGGTCCGCTGTCCAAGATGATGAAGCCGGGCATCGGCAGCTACGACAAGTTCAAGCAGCTGTTCGAGAGGTTCAGCGAAGAGGCGGGCAAGAAGCAGTACCTCATCCCTTACTTCATCGCCGCCCACCCGGGCACCAGCGACGAAGACATGATGAACCTCGCGGTCTGGTTGAAGAAGAACGGATTCCGCGCCGACCAGGTGCAGACCTTCTACCCCAGCCCCATGGCCACGGCCACGGCCATGTACCACACCAACCTGAACCCGCTCAAGGGCATCAGCCGCGATGCGCAACGCGCAGAGCGGGTGGACATCGTGCGCGGCGACAAGCGCCGCCGCCTGCACAAGGCGTTCCTGCGGTACCACGATTCGAACAACTGGCCGCTGCTGCGCGAAGCGCTGAAAACCATGGGCCGTGCGGATCTGATCGGCAACGGCAAGCACCACCTGATCCCCACCTTCCAGCCCGTGACGGATGGCAGCTACCAGAGCGCACGGCGCAAGAACAGCACGCCGGTGGGCAAGGCGGTGCAGCCAGCCGCCGGCCGCCTGCTCACGCAGCACACCGGTTTGCCGCCGCGCGTGACGGGTGCCGGGCGACCGGGCTCGCCCGTGGGTGCGGGCAAGCGCAAGGCCCGCTGA
- the pobA gene encoding 4-hydroxybenzoate 3-monooxygenase, with protein sequence MRTQVAIIGAGPSGLLLGQLLHKAGIDNIIIERQSGDYVLSRIRAGILEQITVDLLAEAGVGERVKAEGTVHHSIELVFANQRHAIDVHGLTGGKVVTAYGQTEVTRDLMDARSAAGLTTVYSAANVTVNDFDTDHPVVRYEKDGQTHEVSCDFIAGCDGFHGVCRASVPKGAITEYEKVYPFGWLGVLADVPPVSTHAIVYANSERGFGLCSMRSLTRSRYYVQCPIDDKVEAWSDDRFWDELRRRLDPEMAERMITGPSIEKSIAPLRSFVAEPMRFGRMFLAGDAAHIVPPTGAKGLNLAASDVKYLSSAFIDHYIEKSSAGIDNYSQQALARVWRAERFSWWLTSLMHQFPDTAGFGQKVQEAELDYLVNSEALSRSLAENYVGLPLDFGRR encoded by the coding sequence ATGAGAACCCAGGTCGCCATCATCGGCGCCGGCCCGTCGGGCCTGCTGCTCGGCCAGTTGCTGCACAAGGCCGGCATCGACAACATCATCATCGAGCGCCAGAGCGGTGACTACGTGTTGAGCCGCATCCGCGCCGGCATCCTGGAGCAGATCACGGTGGACTTGCTGGCCGAGGCCGGCGTGGGCGAGCGCGTCAAGGCCGAGGGCACGGTGCACCACAGCATCGAGCTGGTGTTTGCCAATCAGCGCCACGCCATCGACGTGCACGGCCTCACCGGCGGCAAGGTGGTCACGGCCTACGGCCAGACCGAGGTGACCCGCGACCTGATGGACGCGCGCAGCGCCGCCGGCCTGACCACCGTCTACAGCGCGGCCAACGTGACGGTGAACGACTTCGACACCGACCATCCGGTGGTGCGATACGAGAAGGATGGCCAGACGCACGAGGTGAGTTGCGACTTCATCGCCGGCTGCGATGGTTTTCACGGCGTGTGCCGCGCCAGCGTGCCCAAGGGCGCCATCACCGAGTACGAGAAGGTCTACCCCTTCGGCTGGCTCGGTGTGCTGGCCGATGTGCCGCCGGTGTCCACCCACGCCATCGTCTACGCCAACAGCGAGCGCGGATTCGGCCTGTGTTCCATGCGCAGCCTCACGCGCAGCCGCTACTACGTGCAGTGCCCCATCGACGACAAGGTCGAGGCCTGGAGCGACGACCGTTTCTGGGACGAACTGCGCCGCCGCCTGGACCCCGAAATGGCCGAGCGCATGATCACCGGCCCCAGCATCGAAAAGAGCATCGCGCCGCTGCGCAGCTTCGTGGCCGAGCCCATGCGCTTCGGACGGATGTTCCTCGCGGGCGACGCGGCGCACATCGTGCCGCCCACGGGCGCCAAGGGTCTGAACCTGGCGGCCAGCGACGTGAAGTACCTCTCCAGCGCCTTCATCGACCACTACATCGAAAAGTCCAGCGCGGGCATCGACAACTACTCGCAGCAGGCCCTGGCCCGCGTCTGGCGCGCCGAGCGTTTCAGCTGGTGGCTGACCTCGCTCATGCACCAGTTCCCCGACACGGCCGGCTTCGGCCAGAAGGTGCAGGAAGCCGAGCTCGACTATCTGGTGAATTCCGAGGCGCTGTCGCGTTCACTCGCCGAGAACTACGTGGGGCTGCCGCTGGACTTCGGTCGCCGCTGA
- a CDS encoding MarR family winged helix-turn-helix transcriptional regulator: protein MSVETSPPALQDFLTWRLHRLAKLTDRRSTDAYANVFGLGVGEARCLAAIGQFAPLSVKDLAAQANLDKAQASRAAQMLVDRNLVLKSASETDARGVVLTLTRTGRPLWKRVMHLIEQRNADIFGCLSKAERRQLQAMFDRLIAHAEAQAEGSSPASP from the coding sequence ATGTCTGTTGAAACCTCCCCGCCTGCACTGCAGGATTTCCTGACCTGGCGGCTGCACCGGCTGGCCAAACTCACCGACCGCCGGTCCACCGACGCTTACGCCAACGTCTTCGGGCTGGGCGTGGGCGAAGCGCGGTGTCTGGCCGCCATCGGGCAGTTCGCGCCGCTGTCGGTGAAAGACCTCGCGGCGCAGGCCAACCTGGACAAGGCCCAGGCCAGCCGGGCCGCGCAGATGCTGGTGGACCGCAATCTGGTGCTCAAATCCGCCAGCGAAACCGACGCGCGCGGCGTGGTGCTCACGCTCACCCGCACCGGCCGGCCGTTGTGGAAGCGGGTGATGCACCTGATCGAGCAGCGCAACGCGGACATCTTTGGCTGCCTCTCGAAGGCCGAACGGCGCCAGTTGCAGGCCATGTTCGACCGGCTCATTGCCCATGCAGAGGCCCAAGCTGAGGGCAGTAGCCCTGCCAGCCCCTGA
- a CDS encoding FAD-dependent monooxygenase — translation MTVPAHVPVLIAGGGPVGLTLSALLSAQGIANLVIEADESYCTGSRAICMSRRSQEILAWVGADKPLIDKGLSWVGGRSYWRHTEVLHFQMPSEPTQRFAPMVNIQQFHVEAFAHRAAQSAGSSQVQWSSRVSTVKPGSDGVEVEVNMPEGVQTVHADWLVACDGGRSTVREQLGLQLEGTQYDGKYVIVDVVQKTRRAVERLAWFDPPSNPGSTILMHRQPDDVWRIDYQIRDDEDPLEAVKPENVLPRVQSHLAMIGETEPWEPLWISIYNAKCLTLPSYRHGPVMFAGDAAHLVPIFGVRGLNSGLDDAGNLAWKLARVVRGQSPHTLLDSYSTERVHATRENIAYGAKSTEFMAPPNFAYRLMREATLRLAQGDAQVRSLINPRQSTPITYVGSPLNADATGGWSNDLAASGAPAPEAQLQDGQGAFHLSSRFGRGFLVLAFGPGGRCLPTVPEAEMLAIDPAMDVHGQAWQRYGLSGPEDKALVLVRPDGYVMGRWHSHDPAPVLQTLHTTGVLA, via the coding sequence ATGACCGTGCCTGCCCATGTCCCTGTGTTGATTGCCGGCGGGGGCCCTGTTGGCCTCACGCTCTCGGCCTTGCTCTCGGCCCAGGGCATTGCCAACCTCGTGATCGAGGCCGACGAGAGTTACTGCACGGGCAGTCGAGCCATCTGCATGTCGCGCCGCTCGCAGGAGATCCTGGCGTGGGTCGGCGCTGACAAGCCACTCATTGACAAAGGCCTGAGCTGGGTGGGCGGGCGCAGTTACTGGCGCCACACCGAGGTGCTGCACTTCCAGATGCCGAGCGAACCCACGCAGCGCTTCGCACCCATGGTCAACATCCAGCAGTTTCATGTGGAGGCGTTTGCTCACCGCGCGGCGCAATCGGCTGGCTCCTCGCAGGTGCAATGGAGCAGTCGTGTGAGCACCGTGAAGCCTGGGTCTGACGGAGTCGAGGTCGAGGTGAACATGCCCGAGGGCGTTCAGACCGTGCACGCCGACTGGCTGGTGGCCTGCGACGGCGGCCGCAGCACCGTGCGCGAGCAACTTGGCCTGCAGCTCGAAGGCACGCAGTACGACGGCAAGTATGTGATCGTCGACGTTGTGCAGAAAACGCGGCGCGCGGTGGAGCGACTGGCCTGGTTCGACCCGCCGTCCAACCCGGGGTCCACCATCCTCATGCACCGCCAGCCCGACGACGTATGGCGCATCGATTACCAGATCCGCGACGACGAGGACCCGCTGGAGGCGGTCAAGCCTGAGAACGTGTTGCCGCGCGTGCAGAGCCACCTGGCCATGATTGGCGAGACCGAGCCCTGGGAGCCGCTGTGGATCTCGATCTACAACGCCAAATGCCTCACCTTGCCGAGCTACCGGCACGGGCCTGTGATGTTCGCCGGCGATGCTGCGCACCTGGTGCCCATCTTCGGCGTGCGCGGCCTCAACTCCGGACTGGACGACGCGGGCAATCTCGCGTGGAAGCTGGCGCGGGTGGTGCGCGGCCAGTCGCCGCACACGCTGCTGGATTCGTATTCCACCGAACGGGTGCACGCCACGCGCGAGAACATTGCGTACGGAGCCAAGAGCACCGAATTCATGGCACCGCCCAACTTTGCCTATCGGCTCATGCGCGAGGCCACGCTGCGCCTGGCGCAGGGCGATGCGCAGGTGAGGTCGCTCATCAACCCGCGCCAGTCCACCCCCATCACCTACGTGGGTTCGCCTCTGAATGCCGACGCCACCGGCGGCTGGAGCAACGATCTGGCCGCGTCCGGGGCCCCCGCACCCGAAGCACAGTTGCAGGACGGGCAGGGCGCTTTTCACCTCAGCAGCCGCTTCGGGCGGGGCTTTCTGGTGCTTGCCTTTGGGCCTGGGGGTCGGTGTTTGCCGACCGTTCCTGAAGCGGAGATGCTGGCCATCGATCCCGCCATGGATGTGCATGGCCAGGCATGGCAACGCTACGGCCTGTCCGGTCCGGAGGACAAGGCCCTCGTGCTCGTGCGGCCCGACGGCTACGTGATGGGCCGCTGGCACAGCCACGACCCGGCGCCCGTGCTCCAGACCCTCCACACCACCGGAGTGCTCGCATGA
- a CDS encoding cold shock and DUF1294 domain-containing protein — translation MRKQGTVVRWDPAKAFGFIRSEQTAADIFFHVRDFSGHQPPSEGLPVTFQEIHVGGKGPRALSVEPLRNEVKAPFETPKPLTPPEAELLPRAAPARRSPLPRERRREELPLWIGLGLIAFWLLLLLVGIGLGRFPWVILTAVVLINLGTFYMYWRDKDAASNETQRTPEDQLHALALAGGWPGAWFAQQILRHKTSKQPFRLYYWMTVAVNTLALLAWIVWPAFTDAPPPPPST, via the coding sequence ATGCGAAAACAGGGAACCGTGGTGCGCTGGGATCCAGCCAAGGCGTTCGGCTTCATCCGCAGCGAGCAGACCGCCGCCGACATCTTTTTCCACGTGCGGGATTTCAGTGGTCACCAGCCGCCCAGCGAGGGCCTGCCGGTCACGTTCCAGGAAATCCACGTGGGCGGCAAAGGGCCACGTGCCTTGTCGGTGGAGCCTTTGCGCAACGAGGTGAAGGCGCCGTTTGAAACGCCCAAGCCCTTGACCCCTCCCGAGGCCGAATTGCTGCCCCGCGCAGCACCCGCCAGGCGATCCCCCTTGCCGCGCGAGAGGCGCCGCGAAGAACTGCCGCTGTGGATCGGCCTGGGGCTGATTGCGTTCTGGCTGCTGCTGTTGCTGGTGGGCATCGGCCTGGGCCGCTTTCCGTGGGTGATCCTCACGGCGGTGGTGCTGATCAACCTGGGCACGTTCTACATGTACTGGCGCGACAAGGACGCCGCCAGCAACGAGACCCAGCGCACGCCCGAAGACCAGCTGCACGCGCTGGCACTCGCGGGGGGTTGGCCGGGGGCGTGGTTTGCGCAGCAGATCCTGCGCCACAAGACGAGCAAGCAGCCGTTCAGGCTGTATTACTGGATGACGGTCGCTGTGAACACGCTGGCGCTGCTGGCCTGGATCGTGTGGCCGGCCTTCACCGACGCTCCCCCGCCGCCGCCGTCGACCTGA
- a CDS encoding IclR family transcriptional regulator domain-containing protein: MNAPEHAIAKADFIEGMAKGMAVLESFDTQRQRLNATQAAERAGLTRAAARRHLLTLAHLGYLDTDGSHYWLSAKVLRFSGSYLASARLPRLLQPTLNRLAALTRDSFSAAVLDGDEVVIIARNVSMGGQRLMAYGLHLGARLPAHATSTGRVLLAAMPRAEFTTWLKGRELPRLTPHTAVDHKAFRALIAEVRSQDVSIAREEHELGVFALAVPLRNMQGKAVAALNVVSSAERMDSPQFQRDMLPLLQDAARELRPLL, from the coding sequence ATGAACGCACCCGAACACGCCATCGCCAAGGCCGATTTCATCGAAGGCATGGCCAAGGGCATGGCGGTGCTGGAGAGTTTTGACACCCAGCGTCAGCGGCTCAACGCGACCCAGGCCGCCGAGCGGGCCGGCCTCACGCGCGCAGCCGCCCGGCGCCACCTGCTCACACTGGCGCACCTGGGCTATCTGGACACCGACGGCAGCCACTACTGGCTTTCAGCGAAGGTGCTGCGCTTCTCAGGGAGCTATCTGGCCTCGGCGCGCCTGCCGCGCCTGTTGCAGCCCACACTCAACCGACTCGCCGCGCTCACGCGGGACTCGTTTTCAGCGGCTGTGCTGGATGGCGACGAGGTGGTGATCATCGCGCGCAACGTGTCCATGGGCGGGCAGCGCCTCATGGCCTATGGGCTGCATCTGGGCGCCAGGCTGCCCGCTCACGCCACCTCCACCGGGCGTGTCCTGCTGGCCGCCATGCCCCGCGCGGAATTCACCACCTGGCTCAAGGGGCGCGAGCTGCCCCGGCTGACGCCACACACCGCGGTCGATCACAAGGCGTTCAGAGCCCTCATTGCCGAGGTGCGCAGCCAGGACGTGTCGATCGCGCGCGAAGAGCACGAGCTGGGCGTGTTCGCGCTCGCGGTGCCGCTGCGCAACATGCAGGGCAAGGCGGTGGCGGCGCTGAACGTGGTGTCCTCCGCCGAGCGCATGGATTCGCCACAGTTCCAGCGCGACATGCTGCCGCTGCTGCAAGACGCCGCGCGCGAACTGCGTCCCCTGCTCTGA
- a CDS encoding ABC transporter ATP-binding protein, with product MSALTNALVEAKGLNTHYGASHILRGIDFTVGAGQTIGLMGRNGMGKSTLLKSIMGIVKPSGGKVHVKGRDMTGAPTFEIARQGLAYVPEGRGIFGNLSVRENLVMSARAGTKGQRDWTYERVLETFPRLAERLNHGGQQLSGGEQQMLTIGRALMTNPDLLILDEATEGLAPLIAREIWRICGLIRESGISSIIVDKNWKHVTPITDRNVILVKGEVVFEGSSGELLSKPELLEQYLGV from the coding sequence ATGAGCGCCTTGACGAACGCACTGGTTGAGGCCAAGGGCCTGAACACCCACTACGGCGCGAGCCACATCCTGCGCGGCATCGACTTCACCGTCGGCGCGGGCCAGACGATCGGTCTGATGGGACGCAACGGCATGGGCAAATCCACGCTGCTCAAATCCATCATGGGCATCGTCAAGCCCAGTGGTGGCAAGGTGCATGTGAAGGGCCGCGACATGACCGGCGCGCCCACCTTCGAGATTGCCCGCCAGGGCCTGGCCTACGTGCCCGAAGGCCGCGGCATCTTCGGCAATCTGAGCGTGCGCGAGAACCTGGTGATGTCGGCGCGCGCCGGCACCAAGGGTCAGCGCGACTGGACGTACGAACGGGTGCTGGAGACTTTCCCGCGCCTGGCCGAACGCCTGAACCACGGCGGGCAGCAGCTCAGCGGCGGCGAGCAACAAATGCTCACCATCGGCCGCGCGCTCATGACCAACCCCGACCTGCTGATCCTGGACGAAGCCACCGAGGGATTGGCGCCTTTGATCGCGCGCGAGATATGGCGCATCTGCGGCCTGATCCGCGAGAGCGGCATCAGCAGCATCATCGTGGACAAGAACTGGAAACACGTCACCCCGATCACCGACCGCAACGTGATCCTGGTCAAAGGTGAAGTGGTGTTCGAGGGCAGCTCCGGGGAGCTCCTGTCGAAGCCCGAACTGCTGGAGCAGTACCTGGGCGTGTGA
- a CDS encoding pyridoxamine 5'-phosphate oxidase family protein — MAFYTEPQRKIQEQFESRRLADAVERAIVTDELDDRHIAFIASRDFFFLSTVNAAGEPTVSYKGGNVGTVKVIDNKTLAFPAYDGNGMMLSWGNISDTAKVGLLFIDFETPNRIRAQATATLHTDDPLLAEYPGAFMVVRAHIDKVFLNCARYIHPHRRLGTSRYVPADDGSQPFPAWKRIEDLQGSLKPVDEGQAMHHGGLITEAQYGEALMKGES, encoded by the coding sequence GTGGCCTTCTACACCGAACCCCAACGCAAGATTCAGGAACAGTTCGAGAGCCGTCGCCTGGCCGATGCCGTGGAGAGAGCGATCGTGACCGACGAACTGGACGATCGTCACATTGCGTTCATCGCGTCCCGCGACTTCTTTTTTCTCAGCACGGTCAATGCGGCGGGCGAGCCCACCGTGTCCTACAAGGGCGGCAACGTCGGCACGGTCAAGGTGATCGACAACAAGACGCTGGCGTTTCCCGCTTATGACGGCAACGGCATGATGCTGTCGTGGGGCAACATCAGCGACACGGCCAAGGTCGGTTTGCTGTTCATCGACTTCGAAACACCCAACCGCATCCGCGCACAGGCCACCGCCACGCTGCACACCGACGATCCGCTGCTGGCCGAGTACCCGGGTGCTTTCATGGTGGTTCGCGCCCACATCGACAAGGTGTTCCTGAACTGCGCGCGCTACATCCACCCCCACCGGCGCCTGGGCACATCAAGGTACGTACCCGCCGACGACGGCAGCCAGCCGTTCCCGGCGTGGAAACGCATCGAGGATCTGCAAGGGTCGCTCAAACCCGTGGACGAGGGCCAGGCCATGCACCACGGAGGCCTCATCACCGAAGCGCAGTACGGCGAGGCGCTGATGAAGGGCGAATCCTGA
- a CDS encoding AAA family ATPase, which produces MTPPVFYLLAGPNGAGKSTLYRAAVAEGLIPADIEFVNADLFEAAELTQVVDPKARSEQARLWADRRRATLLAAGRSFVSETVFSHPSKLQLLADAQAARFRTVLLVVCVDDAQQLVRRVAQRVREGGHAVPPDRILARYPRTLEHLKGAVRLADLALLYDTSGTAIQPPRLVAHCRRGLPPVVAGKLPAWAAGVLAG; this is translated from the coding sequence GTGACGCCCCCGGTTTTCTACTTGCTTGCGGGGCCCAACGGGGCCGGCAAATCCACGTTGTACCGCGCTGCCGTGGCCGAGGGCCTGATCCCGGCCGACATCGAGTTTGTCAACGCCGATCTGTTCGAGGCGGCCGAGTTGACGCAGGTGGTCGATCCGAAGGCGCGCTCCGAGCAGGCGCGGCTTTGGGCGGACCGGCGCCGCGCCACGCTGCTGGCTGCGGGCAGATCGTTCGTGAGCGAAACCGTGTTCTCCCATCCCTCCAAACTGCAACTCCTGGCCGATGCGCAGGCGGCGCGGTTTCGCACCGTGCTGCTGGTGGTGTGCGTGGACGATGCGCAGCAACTCGTGCGCCGGGTGGCGCAGCGGGTGCGAGAAGGTGGTCATGCGGTGCCGCCCGACCGCATCCTCGCGCGCTACCCGCGCACCCTTGAGCACCTGAAAGGCGCCGTGCGCCTGGCCGATCTGGCATTGCTCTACGACACCTCGGGCACCGCCATCCAGCCGCCGCGGCTGGTGGCTCACTGTCGGCGTGGCCTGCCTCCGGTGGTTGCAGGCAAGTTGCCCGCCTGGGCTGCTGGTGTGCTGGCTGGCTGA
- a CDS encoding TA system antitoxin ParD family protein: MSTTGSAFSSVKLPSGLVQQAREAAQPQRRSIAGQIEYWATLGRIAEETGLTVQEAREAIARYDAAARHAVPADPMDAIEARFLAAESSGRLAQAVRQTVQDNRSKAPAARRAA; this comes from the coding sequence ATGTCCACCACCGGTTCCGCATTTTCCTCTGTCAAGTTGCCCTCCGGGCTGGTTCAGCAGGCACGTGAGGCGGCGCAGCCACAACGGCGCTCGATCGCCGGGCAAATCGAGTACTGGGCCACGCTGGGACGCATTGCCGAAGAGACCGGCCTCACGGTGCAGGAGGCGCGCGAGGCCATCGCCCGTTACGACGCTGCTGCGCGGCACGCGGTGCCGGCCGATCCGATGGACGCGATCGAGGCGCGCTTTCTGGCGGCTGAATCCAGCGGCCGCCTGGCGCAGGCGGTTCGTCAGACCGTGCAGGACAACCGCAGCAAGGCCCCCGCCGCCCGCCGCGCTGCGTGA